A stretch of the Deltaproteobacteria bacterium genome encodes the following:
- the flgM gene encoding flagellar biosynthesis anti-sigma factor FlgM, producing the protein MKIQNGPADKARRARSEAVAGDKSGKAGAQRSGGTSVNRQSDRVVLSERLGSLAESIREISRVDGPMGASEAKLEELKAAIEAGDYHVDPRKLAASILNSDLGIEE; encoded by the coding sequence ATGAAAATCCAGAATGGACCCGCAGACAAAGCTAGAAGAGCACGCAGCGAAGCTGTGGCGGGTGATAAAAGCGGAAAAGCAGGTGCTCAGCGCAGCGGTGGAACATCTGTTAATCGACAGAGTGACCGCGTGGTGCTCAGTGAGCGTCTAGGTTCTCTTGCTGAATCCATTCGGGAGATTTCACGGGTAGATGGTCCCATGGGGGCCAGTGAGGCGAAGCTCGAAGAGCTTAAGGCGGCGATAGAGGCGGGCGACTACCATGTGGATCCCCGAAAGTTAGCAGCATCAATTCTTAACAGTGACTTGGGAATTGAAGAGTAA